A genomic stretch from Salvelinus sp. IW2-2015 unplaced genomic scaffold, ASM291031v2 Un_scaffold467, whole genome shotgun sequence includes:
- the LOC112068359 gene encoding creatine kinase B-type produces the protein MPFGDTHNKLKMSYSTEQEYPDLSQHNNHMAKVLTPEMYANLRDKETPSGFTVDDVIQTGVDNPGHPFIMTVGCVAGDEETYEVFKELLDPIIEDRHGGYKPSDKHKTDLNPDNLVGGDDLDPNFVLSSRVRTGRSVRGFCLPPHCSRGERRAIENMAIESLASLDGDLNGQYYALKNMTDDEQQQLIDDHFLFDKPVSPLLLASGMGRDWPDGRGIWHNDGKTFLVWVNEEDHLRVISMQKGGNMKEVFHRFCTGLTKIESLFKDKGHEFMWNEHLGYVLTCPSNLGTGLRAGVHVKLPNMSKHEKFSEVLKRLRLQKRGTGGVDTAAVGGVFDISNADRLGFSEVELVQMVVDGVKTLVEMEKRLEGGQSFNDLMPDQK, from the exons ATGCCTTTCGGTGACACCCACAACAAACTGAAGATGAGCTACTCCACGGAGCAGGAGTACCCCGACCTCAGCCAACATAACAACCACATGGCCAAGGTGCTCACTCCAGAGATGTACGCCAACCTGCGGGACAAAGAGACTCCAAGTGGATTTACCGTGGATGATGTCATTCAAACTGGAGTTGATAACCCCG GCCACCCCTTCATCATGACGGTGGGCTGTGTGGCCGGAGACGAGGAGACGTACGAGGTGTTCAAGGAGCTGCTGGACCCCATCATCGAAGACCGCCACGGCGGATACAAGCCCTCAGACAAACACAAGACCGACCTGAACCCAGATAACCTTGTG GGTGGGGATGACCTGGACCCCAACTTCGTCCTGAGCTCCAGAGTGCGAACTGGCAGAAGTGTCCGCGGTTTCTGCCTCCCCCCACACTGCAGCCGTGGGGAGCGACGTGCCATTGAGAACATGGCAATCGAAA GTCTAGCCTCACTGGATGGGGACCTCAATGGCCAGTATTACGCCCTGAAGAACATGACAGACGATGAGCAGCAACAGCTGATTGACGACCACTTCCTGTTTGACAAGCCCGTGTCCCCCCTGCTGTTGGCGTCCGGGATGGGCCGTGACTGGCCTGACGGCAGGGGCATCTG GCACAATGATGGCAAGACCTTCCTGGTCTGGGTGAATGAGGAGGACCATCTGCGAGTCATCTCTATGCAGAAGGGCGGCAATATGAAGGAGGTGTTCCACCGCTTCTGCACAGGCCtcacaaag ATTGAGAGCCTGTTCAAGGACAAGGGCCATGAGTTCATGTGGAACGAGCACCTGGGCTACGTGCTCACCTGCCCCTCCAACCTGGGCACAGGGCTGCGCGCCGGCGTGCACGTCAAGCTGCCCAACATGAGCAAGCACGAGAAATTCAGCGAGGTCCTCAAGAGGTTGAGGCTGCAGAAGCGTGGCACAG gtggtgtgGACACTGCAGCAGTAGGCGGTGTCTTCGACATCTCCAACGCAGACCGTCTGGGCTTCTCCGAGGTGGAGCTGGTGCAGATGGTTGTCGACGGCGTCAAGACCCTTGTTGAGATGGAAAAGCGTCTGGAGGGCGGCCAGTCCTTCAACGACCTGATGCCCGACCAGAAGTGA